GGCCGCCGCGAACGCCGTGAGCCGCCGGGCGGGCATTGACCCGCAGCTCGCCATGCAGGTCCTCTCGATGGCCGCGCCCCTGGTGCTCGGCTACCTCAGCCGCCAGCGACAGGGCCAGGGCGGCGGCTTCGGCCAGATGGGTGGCGGGCAGATGGGCGGGGGTATGGGCGGCTTCGACATCGGCAGCATCCTCGGCGGACTGCTGGGAGGCGGCATGGGCGGCGGCCTCGGCGGGATGCTCGGCGGCGGTCAGGGGCAGATGCCGACCCAGACACAGGGCGGGGTGCTCGGCGGCGGCCCGGTGATTCCCGGCTCCTCCCAGGACCCGTACGACCGCTCCGGCTACGCCCAGAATCCGATGGGCCAGCCCGGCCACGTCGGCACCGGCCAGATGGGCGGCGGCATGGGCAACATGGGAGGCATGATCGGCACCCTCAACAACGTCCTCGACCGCGACGGCGACGGCAACGCGCTCGACGACCTGATCGGGATGTTCGGGGGCGGACGCAGGTAGGGGAGGAGCGGTCGGCGGTCAGCCGTCAGCCGCAAGAAGGAAGGGCCGTCCAGATGTCGTGGGTGGCCCCTCTTCGCTGAGTCATACAGGCGGTGACTTGTTTCCTCCTCCCCCTTGAGGGGGGAGGCTGGGAGGGGGTGAAACGAAGCGCCCCACAGCGCGGCGGGAAAAAGACCCCCTATTCCCCCT
This DNA window, taken from Deinococcus planocerae, encodes the following:
- a CDS encoding DUF937 domain-containing protein, translating into MMDIFNMLGGMGQAQQTVGNRLGTSPNQTQAALEAAVPLLLGAMTRNTQQPGGAQALESALDRHDGSALDMFGQGQAPDPYQGQKILGHVFGNQQQAAANAVSRRAGIDPQLAMQVLSMAAPLVLGYLSRQRQGQGGGFGQMGGGQMGGGMGGFDIGSILGGLLGGGMGGGLGGMLGGGQGQMPTQTQGGVLGGGPVIPGSSQDPYDRSGYAQNPMGQPGHVGTGQMGGGMGNMGGMIGTLNNVLDRDGDGNALDDLIGMFGGGRR